The segment TCACTAAGGAGCCTCCACTATGCTGCATGAAGTCTAACTAGAAGACTTCGCCCCAAAAGACTATTAAATGGCAGTCACAGTCTAATTACTAAAGTAGCtacagctgcttttatttttgcaccTACTCAGGCTGCTGTTCTGTCTGAAAGTCAGGTTCTATATACTAATTAGCCATATTTAAGTAAATACAAAGTTGCTGGATATTCTCatgttctttctgctttctgaaacaaaaaaataactgtattaACAGCATTAAGATCACAAGACAAACACTTGTTTTGGATTCTTTCAAAATTAGGAATTGAATaagctgtttttcttcacaTCAGCTGAAGTAAGCAATGCCACTTGCCTTGCAGAAGTAAAATCAAGAGAAACAGTGTAAGGTGAAAGGAAGTAGGGCTGTATTTTTGAGAACACTTTAGTCAATGAGATGAAGAATGTCATAAGTAAATTCTACAAGCCCCTGGTATGCCttgagaaatgaaagaaatgagaggaaagCATCAGGTTAAAATAGCTGTAGAAAAATGCAATCTAGGACTCAgtttatatataattttgcCTATTTAGTCCTTCCTACATTTGTTCTTCACATGATGCTACTTTGAGTGATTGTGCACAGGAGAGGAAGGATCTGATCTAATACATCCAACACAAGATGCAGCTCTGTGGTGTTTCTGGATACATGCCTTTAcaacaaaattctgtttctgtcGAAAAATTGAGACTTCTCCATCAATAAAACTGCGGTTGTGACAGGATGCCTTTATTTCAGTTGCAGTTGTTTCTATGCACTCTGCATGTCTAACAGGAGGCATAGACTTTAAAACACAGATTCTGCTAAAAGTAGCTACAAGTAAATCATGGTGTGGAGACTCTCAAGTACTGACAGTTCCCCTACATAACAGTGTTCCGTTTAAAATTGAATGGGTTTTGTTGCTATTTCTTAGAGCTGTGTAATCCTTTTGATGCTCCTACAGTCTGAATTTAAGATAAGTCTTCTCTTTAAAACAGATTCTTCACAAACAGCAAGTAACAAACTACTGGGAAGCTTCAACCTGCAATCAGTTTTGGATCCTGAagtggagcagctgcagagaagcagccCATTTCTTGGATGGGAGACGTTTAAGGACTTGTATAGTTTAAATTACTATAATGAATATGTACCTGTGGCAGGAGACTTAAAAAAGCTTGTTCGCCAGGTAGAGGAAGCTGTTCAGAAGGACAGGGGGGGAACAGGAAATGCAAATCCTGTGGAATCGAGCAGCTACCTTTGGGCCAGGTATCCCAGAAGAAAACGGGAGTCTCTGGGTTTGGCAGGAATGTGTTGCAAATGGGGCTGTACAAAAGCTGAAATTAGTACTATATGCAGAGTTTAAAATCCTCTCTGCACTTATGCATGAAATCAGTGTTTGTTGCAGTACTACTTGATTGATTACTTCATGGAGGAAGAAAACTCTTGCTGTATTTTATCTTGTCTATATGTGCCAGTCAATATAGCtggttttccttaaaaaaaaacccaaaatcaacaaaacaaacaaagcataAATGTAATTGCAATgagtttgttttgctgcagt is part of the Camarhynchus parvulus chromosome Z, STF_HiC, whole genome shotgun sequence genome and harbors:
- the LOC115915628 gene encoding relaxin-3-like, with product MGMAKLRVLCAAVALLCAAPPGHPGAVLPAGEGDGYGVKLCGREFIRAVIFTCGGSRWKRLSLLAVEPAPAADSSQTASNKLLGSFNLQSVLDPEVEQLQRSSPFLGWETFKDLYSLNYYNEYVPVAGDLKKLVRQVEEAVQKDRGGTGNANPVESSSYLWARYPRRKRESLGLAGMCCKWGCTKAEISTICRV